AACAGCGCCGTCGTCGCCACTTCCGACATGCGCAGCGCGCCCTTCATCTCGGTCACCGGCACCGCGTAGATGTAAACCGCGTTGATCGCCAGGTAGAGTGCGGTGACGATCAAGACGCCGTACATCAAAGCCCGCGGCAGATTGCGATCGGGATTCTCCACTTCGCCGGCGATGTAGGTCACGGCGTTCCAGCCCGAGTAGGCGAAGATCACCGGAATGAACGCCGCGCCGAACAAACTCGAGTTGCCGATTTTACTCCAGTCGAAGAGCGGCTCGAAGTGGCTGGAGCTGCCGTTGCCGGAAAAGATGCCAAGCACGATGATTCCCAAGAGCGCGCCGATCTTCAAAACCGTCAAGAAATTCTGCATCCAGGTTCCTTGCTTGACGCCCAAGCAGTGCAGTCCGGACAAGAGCAACACCACTGACATGGAAAACAGCGTGCCGGTCTTGACCGTGATCGGGATCAGCGGCAGCGCCAGCGAAAACAGCACGTCGTCCGATCCCAACACCGGAAAAAAGAACGACATGAAGCCGTTCAAGATCACCGAAAGAAAAGCGATGGCGCCGGAAAAGGTGACCAGGAACGAAGACCAGCCCGAGAGAAATCCCATGAGCCGGCCGTAGGCCTCGCGGATGTAAATATAATCGCCGCCGGCATACGGCAGGCTGGTGGCCAACTCGGCGCAGGTCAGCGCGCCGGCGAGCGCTAGCAAACCGCCAAAGAGCCAGACCAGCAGCACGCCGCCGGGCGATGGCAA
The DNA window shown above is from Deltaproteobacteria bacterium and carries:
- a CDS encoding amino acid permease; its protein translation is MAHTELKRQIGLFSAVMLIAGDMIGTGIFISTGAIAETLPSPGGVLLVWLFGGLLALAGALTCAELATSLPYAGGDYIYIREAYGRLMGFLSGWSSFLVTFSGAIAFLSVILNGFMSFFFPVLGSDDVLFSLALPLIPITVKTGTLFSMSVVLLLSGLHCLGVKQGTWMQNFLTVLKIGALLGIIVLGIFSGNGSSSHFEPLFDWSKIGNSSLFGAAFIPVIFAYSGWNAVTYIAGEVENPDRNLPRALMYGVLIVTALYLAINAVYIYAVPVTEMKGALRMSEVATTALFGYKTSALITGIITVSILGALNVVTMIGPRIYYAMAKDGVFFHQLTYIHPNFGTPTKAILLQALWTCLLILTNTWGTLFTYVSVVITLFSAFTVGSVIVLRFKKPELKRPYRLWGYPLLPIIFVLVHLWIVLGSVTEKPKETLIGLFIVSLGIPVYWFWKTKADKN